A part of Agromyces protaetiae genomic DNA contains:
- the dnaE gene encoding DNA polymerase III subunit alpha, which translates to MWAVAPRLVTPDEPHSRSPVADNFVHLHVHTEYSMLDGAARVGELVRAAADYGMPAVAMTDHGNVFGAYDFWKQATDAGVKPIIGTEAYLTPGTHRADKTRVRWGSGGGDDVSGAGAYTHMTLLAETTEGMHNLFRLSSLASIEGYYFKPRMDRELLQNYSTGLIATTGCPSGEVQTRLRLGQYKEAVQAAAEFRDIFGKDNFFCELMDHGLGIETRIRGDLLRLAKELDLPLVATNDLHYTHAHDAKSHAALLCVQSGSTLDDPNRFKFDADDFYLKTSAEMRQVWRELPEACDNTLAIAERCDVQFNTSANYMPRYPVPDGENEESWFVKEVEKGLHVRYPNGIPAEVRKQADYEVGVISQMGFPGYFLVVADFINWSKTNGIRVGPGRGSGAGSMAAYAMKITDLDPLQHGLIFERFLNPDRVSMPDFDVDFDERRRGEVIKYVTDKYGEERVAQIVTYGTIKAKQALKDSSRVLGFPFGMGEKLTKAMPPAVMGKDIPLTGILDSAHPRYKEAGDIRAIIETDAEAKTVFETALGIENLKRQWGVHAAGVIMSSDPLIDIIPIMKREQDGQIVTQFDYPACESLGLIKMDFLGLRNLTIIDDALDNIEANRGFRPVLEDLALDDEEAYRLLGSGDTLGVFQLDGGPMRALLRQMKPDNFEDISAVIALYRPGPMGANSHINYALRKNGLQEITPIHPEFTESLADILDTSYGLIIYQEQVMAIAQRVAGFSLGQADILRRAMGKKKKSELDKQYEGFEAGMKANGYSDAAIKTLWDILLPFSDYAFNKAHSAAYGVLSYWTAYLKAHYPAEYMAALLTSVGDARDKLALYLNECRRMGIKVLPPDVNESIGFFAAVGDDIRFGLGAVRNVGFNVVDAIRAARESKGRFESFHDFLKKCPIQVANKRTVESLVKAGAFDSLGHTRRALVEIHEGAVESVVKEKRAEEVGDVGFDFDSLFEDHEREAVPSLVPDRPEWAKKDKLAFEREMLGLYVSDHPLAGLEAPLAKHASTSILDLTGSDSTQDGDTVVIAGLVTSVQHRIAKNSGNQYGMITVEDFSGEITVMFMGKAYQEFAPALKSDSIVVVRGRVSLRDDGMNLHAHSVFQPDLGQGDENGPVLISIPDVRATTDTIVALGDVLIRHRGDTEVRLRLTKGRSARVFELPYPVKVSVDFYGELKSLLGPNCLV; encoded by the coding sequence ATGTGGGCGGTCGCGCCTAGACTGGTCACTCCCGACGAACCCCATTCGAGGAGCCCCGTGGCCGACAATTTCGTCCATCTGCACGTCCATACCGAGTACTCGATGCTCGACGGGGCGGCCAGGGTGGGCGAACTCGTGCGGGCTGCCGCCGACTACGGCATGCCCGCCGTCGCGATGACCGATCACGGCAACGTGTTCGGCGCGTACGACTTCTGGAAGCAGGCGACCGACGCGGGCGTGAAGCCCATCATCGGCACCGAGGCGTATCTCACGCCGGGCACGCACCGCGCCGACAAGACGCGCGTGCGTTGGGGGTCTGGCGGCGGTGACGACGTGTCGGGCGCGGGTGCGTACACGCACATGACCCTCCTCGCTGAAACGACCGAGGGCATGCACAACCTCTTCCGGTTGTCGTCGCTCGCCTCGATCGAGGGGTATTACTTCAAGCCGCGCATGGACCGCGAACTCCTCCAGAACTACAGCACGGGCCTCATCGCGACGACGGGCTGCCCGTCGGGCGAGGTGCAGACCCGGCTCCGGCTCGGCCAGTACAAAGAGGCCGTGCAGGCCGCGGCCGAGTTCCGAGACATCTTCGGCAAAGACAACTTCTTCTGCGAGCTCATGGACCACGGGCTCGGCATCGAGACGCGCATCCGCGGCGACCTCCTGCGGCTCGCGAAAGAGCTCGACCTTCCGCTCGTCGCGACGAACGACCTGCACTACACGCACGCGCACGACGCGAAGAGCCACGCGGCCCTCCTGTGCGTGCAGTCGGGATCGACGCTCGACGACCCGAACCGGTTCAAGTTCGACGCCGACGACTTCTACCTGAAGACCTCCGCCGAGATGCGCCAGGTCTGGCGCGAGCTGCCCGAGGCGTGCGACAACACGCTCGCGATCGCCGAGCGGTGCGACGTGCAGTTCAACACGAGCGCGAACTACATGCCGCGCTATCCCGTTCCCGATGGCGAGAACGAGGAGAGCTGGTTCGTGAAGGAGGTCGAGAAGGGCCTGCACGTGCGGTACCCGAACGGCATCCCCGCCGAGGTGCGCAAGCAGGCCGACTACGAGGTCGGCGTCATCAGCCAGATGGGCTTCCCCGGCTACTTCCTCGTCGTCGCCGACTTCATCAACTGGTCGAAGACGAACGGCATCCGCGTCGGCCCGGGCCGCGGTTCGGGCGCCGGCTCGATGGCGGCGTACGCGATGAAGATCACCGACCTCGACCCCTTGCAGCACGGCCTCATCTTCGAGCGGTTCCTGAACCCCGACCGCGTCTCGATGCCCGACTTCGACGTCGACTTCGACGAGCGTCGGCGCGGCGAGGTCATCAAGTACGTGACCGACAAGTACGGCGAGGAGCGCGTCGCGCAGATCGTCACGTACGGCACGATCAAGGCCAAGCAGGCGCTCAAAGACTCGAGTCGCGTCCTCGGGTTCCCGTTCGGCATGGGCGAGAAGCTCACGAAGGCGATGCCCCCGGCCGTCATGGGCAAGGACATTCCGCTCACGGGCATCCTCGACTCGGCGCACCCGCGCTACAAGGAGGCCGGAGACATCCGGGCCATCATCGAGACCGACGCCGAGGCGAAGACCGTCTTCGAGACGGCGCTCGGCATCGAGAACCTCAAGCGCCAGTGGGGCGTGCACGCGGCGGGGGTGATCATGTCGAGCGATCCGCTCATCGACATCATCCCCATCATGAAGCGCGAACAAGACGGCCAGATCGTCACGCAGTTCGACTACCCCGCGTGCGAGTCGCTCGGCCTCATCAAGATGGACTTCCTGGGGCTCCGGAACCTCACGATCATCGACGACGCGCTCGACAACATCGAGGCCAACCGCGGCTTCCGCCCGGTGCTCGAAGACCTCGCGCTCGACGACGAAGAGGCCTACCGCCTCCTCGGATCGGGAGACACGCTCGGCGTGTTCCAGCTCGACGGCGGCCCCATGCGGGCGTTGCTGCGTCAGATGAAGCCCGACAACTTCGAAGACATCTCCGCCGTCATCGCGCTCTACCGGCCGGGCCCGATGGGCGCGAACTCCCACATCAACTACGCGCTCCGCAAGAACGGCCTGCAAGAGATCACGCCGATCCACCCCGAGTTCACCGAGTCGCTCGCCGACATCCTCGACACGAGCTACGGCCTCATCATCTACCAGGAGCAGGTGATGGCGATCGCCCAGCGCGTCGCCGGGTTCTCGCTCGGTCAGGCCGACATCCTGCGTCGAGCGATGGGCAAGAAGAAGAAGAGCGAACTCGACAAGCAGTACGAGGGCTTCGAGGCCGGCATGAAGGCCAACGGCTATTCGGATGCCGCGATCAAGACGCTTTGGGACATCCTGCTCCCGTTCTCCGACTACGCCTTCAACAAAGCGCACTCGGCCGCGTACGGCGTGCTGAGCTACTGGACGGCGTACCTCAAAGCCCACTATCCGGCCGAGTACATGGCGGCGCTCCTCACGAGCGTCGGCGACGCGCGCGACAAGCTCGCGCTCTACCTCAACGAGTGCCGACGCATGGGCATCAAGGTGTTGCCGCCCGACGTCAACGAGTCGATCGGGTTCTTCGCGGCCGTCGGCGACGACATCCGCTTCGGCCTCGGCGCCGTGCGCAACGTCGGGTTCAACGTCGTCGATGCGATCCGCGCCGCGCGCGAGTCGAAGGGGCGCTTCGAGTCGTTCCACGACTTCTTGAAGAAGTGCCCCATCCAGGTCGCAAACAAGCGCACGGTCGAATCGCTCGTCAAGGCGGGTGCGTTCGACTCGCTCGGGCACACGCGACGGGCGCTCGTCGAGATCCACGAGGGTGCGGTCGAGTCGGTCGTGAAGGAGAAGCGCGCCGAAGAGGTCGGCGACGTCGGGTTCGACTTCGACAGCCTCTTCGAAGACCACGAACGCGAAGCCGTGCCTTCGCTCGTGCCCGACCGACCCGAATGGGCGAAGAAGGACAAGCTCGCGTTCGAGCGCGAGATGCTCGGCCTCTACGTCTCCGACCATCCGCTCGCCGGACTCGAGGCGCCGCTCGCGAAGCATGCATCGACGTCGATCCTCGACCTCACCGGATCCGACTCCACGCAAGACGGCGACACCGTCGTCATCGCGGGGCTCGTGACGAGCGTGCAGCACCGCATCGCGAAGAACTCGGGCAACCAGTACGGCATGATCACAGTCGAGGACTTCTCGGGCGAGATCACGGTCATGTTCATGGGCAAGGCCTATCAAGAGTTCGCGCCCGCGTTGAAAAGCGACTCGATCGTCGTCGTCCGTGGGCGGGTGAGCCTCCGCGACGACGGCATGAACCTGCATGCGCACAGCGTGTTCCAGCCCGACCTCGGGCAGGGCGACGAGAACGGGCCCGTGCTCATCTCGATCCCCGACGTGCGGGCGACGACCGACACGATCGTCGCGCTCGGCGACGTGCTCATCCGACACCGCGGCGACACCGAGGTGCGGTTGCGGCTCACGAAGGGCCGGAGCGCTCGCGTGTTCGAACTGCCGTACCCGGTGAAGGTGAGCGTCGATTTCTACGGGGAGCTCAAGAGCCTCCTCGGGCCGAACTGCCTCGTGTAG
- a CDS encoding RluA family pseudouridine synthase has protein sequence MEHRALPVPDGLHDTRVDAGLAKLLGFSRTLAAEIAAAGGVELDGRVVDKSDRLRAGAWLEVSWNPPRPVQIEAIPVPDLGIVHDDDDLVVVDKPAGVAAHPSAGWEGPTVVGALAAAGFRISTSGAPERQGVVHRLDAGTSGLMVVAKSERAYTALKRAFHDREVEKIYHTVVQGHPDPLAGTIDAPVGRHPRSEWKFAVVADGKHAVTHYETLEAFPYASLLEIHLETGRTHQIRVHMAAQRHPCAGDSMYGADPTLSARLGLERQWLHARELGFVHPATGEWSVFESEYPADLAHALEVLRED, from the coding sequence ATGGAGCATCGCGCTCTTCCCGTTCCCGACGGCCTCCACGACACACGTGTCGATGCGGGCCTTGCGAAACTCCTCGGCTTCTCGCGGACGCTTGCCGCGGAGATCGCGGCCGCGGGGGGCGTCGAACTCGACGGACGGGTCGTCGACAAGTCCGATCGGCTCCGTGCAGGTGCCTGGCTCGAGGTGAGCTGGAATCCGCCGCGGCCCGTGCAGATCGAAGCCATCCCGGTGCCCGACCTCGGCATCGTCCACGACGACGACGACCTCGTCGTCGTCGACAAGCCCGCGGGCGTCGCCGCCCACCCGTCGGCCGGCTGGGAGGGCCCGACGGTCGTCGGCGCCCTCGCGGCCGCCGGGTTCCGCATCTCGACGTCGGGGGCTCCCGAGCGCCAGGGCGTGGTGCACCGCCTCGACGCGGGCACGAGCGGGCTCATGGTCGTCGCGAAGTCCGAGCGCGCCTACACGGCGCTCAAGCGTGCCTTCCACGATCGCGAGGTCGAGAAGATCTACCACACGGTCGTGCAGGGGCACCCCGATCCGCTCGCGGGCACGATCGACGCGCCGGTCGGCCGGCACCCCCGGTCGGAGTGGAAATTCGCCGTCGTCGCCGACGGCAAGCACGCCGTGACGCACTACGAGACGCTCGAGGCGTTCCCGTACGCGTCGCTTCTCGAGATCCACCTCGAGACGGGCCGCACGCACCAGATCCGCGTGCACATGGCCGCGCAGCGGCATCCGTGCGCAGGCGATTCGATGTACGGCGCCGACCCGACGCTGTCGGCGAGGCTCGGGCTCGAACGGCAGTGGCTGCACGCACGCGAGCTCGGTTTCGTGCACCCCGCGACGGGGGAGTGGTCGGTCTTCGAGTCGGAGTATCCGGCCGATCTCGCCCACGCGCTCGAGGTGCTGCGCGAGGACTGA
- the hisD gene encoding histidinol dehydrogenase, giving the protein MLRTIDLRGTRPTPTELLALVPRADTDVSVALDRARKIIDEVREHGEHALLGQSERFDGVRPDAVRVPAEALQEALDALDPEVRTAIESTIARVRIASAAQVPAPEISVLGDGAIVEQRWQPVSRVGLYIPGGKAVYPSSVVMNVVPAQVAGVRSIALASPSQADHGGRVHPTIAAAAALLGIDEVYAMGGAGAIGAFAYGVPGIGLEPVQRVTGPGNVYVAAAKRLVSGVTGIDAEAGPTDILVIADDAADADFVAADLVSQAEHDELAAAVLVTDSPRLADAVLARIAARAAATKHADRVREALTGPQSAVVLVDDLEQAARFTDAFGPEHLEIQVQDPDAVLANISNAGAIFIGPYSPVSLGDYAAGSNHVLPTGGTARYVSGLSAATFLRPQQIVRYDERALREVAPVVAAFSREEDLPAHGEAVEARFAHEG; this is encoded by the coding sequence ATGCTGCGCACGATCGACCTCCGTGGAACCCGTCCGACCCCGACCGAACTGCTCGCGCTCGTCCCGCGCGCCGACACCGACGTGTCGGTCGCACTCGATCGCGCCCGGAAGATCATCGACGAGGTCCGCGAGCACGGCGAGCACGCGCTCCTCGGGCAGTCCGAGCGGTTCGACGGCGTGCGCCCCGACGCCGTGCGCGTGCCCGCCGAGGCGCTGCAGGAGGCGCTCGACGCGCTCGACCCCGAGGTGCGGACGGCGATCGAGTCCACGATCGCGCGTGTGCGCATCGCGAGCGCGGCGCAGGTGCCGGCTCCCGAGATTTCGGTGCTGGGTGACGGTGCGATCGTCGAGCAGCGCTGGCAGCCGGTTTCGCGCGTCGGGCTGTACATCCCCGGCGGCAAGGCCGTCTATCCGTCGAGCGTCGTCATGAACGTCGTGCCCGCGCAGGTCGCGGGCGTCCGTTCGATCGCGCTCGCCTCGCCCTCGCAGGCCGACCACGGCGGGCGGGTGCACCCGACGATCGCGGCGGCAGCCGCGCTCCTCGGCATCGACGAGGTGTACGCCATGGGCGGCGCGGGCGCGATCGGCGCCTTCGCGTACGGCGTGCCCGGCATCGGGCTCGAACCCGTGCAGCGCGTCACGGGCCCGGGCAACGTGTACGTCGCGGCTGCGAAGCGGCTCGTGTCGGGCGTCACCGGCATCGACGCCGAAGCCGGGCCCACCGACATCCTCGTCATCGCCGACGACGCGGCCGACGCCGACTTCGTCGCGGCAGACCTCGTGAGCCAGGCCGAGCACGACGAGTTGGCGGCGGCAGTGCTCGTGACCGACTCGCCGCGGCTCGCCGACGCGGTGCTCGCGCGCATCGCGGCTCGCGCCGCGGCCACCAAGCACGCCGACCGCGTGCGTGAAGCGCTCACCGGCCCGCAGTCGGCGGTCGTGCTCGTCGACGACCTCGAACAGGCTGCGAGGTTCACCGACGCGTTCGGGCCCGAGCACCTCGAGATCCAGGTGCAAGACCCCGACGCGGTGCTCGCGAACATCTCGAACGCGGGTGCCATCTTCATCGGCCCGTACTCGCCCGTGAGTCTCGGCGACTACGCCGCGGGCTCGAACCACGTGCTCCCGACGGGCGGCACGGCGCGGTACGTGTCGGGACTCTCGGCGGCGACGTTCCTCCGGCCGCAGCAGATCGTCCGGTACGACGAACGAGCGCTCCGCGAGGTCGCGCCGGTCGTCGCGGCGTTCTCGCGCGAAGAGGATCTGCCGGCGCACGGCGAGGCCGTCGAAGCGCGGTTCGCACACGAGGGCTGA